Proteins encoded together in one Hemiscyllium ocellatum isolate sHemOce1 chromosome 31, sHemOce1.pat.X.cur, whole genome shotgun sequence window:
- the LOC132830275 gene encoding uncharacterized protein LOC132830275, whose amino-acid sequence MDQSSSPSCITDQIGSSPCIYYTLDQFPLMYYGTDRLPLVYYRPDWLLPMYYRPDWLLPMYYRPDRLLPIYHGPDLYLPVYYGPDRLCLIYHGPDHSSMCITDQSGSPIVYYGPDCLPLVYYGLDWLPFIYYGPVRLPFMYYGPDQLPLVYYGPVRLLLVYYGPVRLLLVYYGPVQLPLVYYGPDQFPLMYYGTDRLLLVYYRPDWLLPVYYGPDRLLPVYYRTDRLPLVYYGPDLYLPMYYGPDRLCLVYYEPDRSSTCITDQSGSPIVYYGPDRLPLVYYGPDRLLPMYYGPDLYLPVYYGPDWLCLIYHRPDRSIPIYYGPD is encoded by the coding sequence ATGGACCAGTCCAGCTCCCCCTCGTGTATTACAGACCAGATCGGCTCCTCCCCGTGTATTTATTACACACTAGACCAGTTCCCCCTCATGTATTACGGAACAGACCGGCTTCCCCTTGTGTATTACAGACCAGACTGGCTCCTCCCCATGTATTACAGACCAGACTGGCTCCTCCCCATGTATTACAGACCAGACCGGCTCCTCCCCATATATCACGGACCAGACCTGTACCTTCCCgtgtattatggaccagaccggCTCTGCCTCATATATCATGGACCAGACCATTCATCCATGTGTATTACGGACCAGAGTGGCTCACCCATAGTGTATTACGGACCAGACTGCCTCCCCCTCGTGTATTACGGACTAGACTGGCTCCCCTTCATATATTATGGACCAGTCCGGCTCCCCTTCatgtattatggaccagaccagctCCCCCTCGTGTATTATGGACCTGTCCGGCTCCTCCTCGTGTATTATGGACCTGTCCGGCTCCTCCTCGTGTATTATGGACCAGTCCAGCTCCCCCTCgtgtattatggaccagaccagttCCCCCTCATGTATTATGGAACAGACCGGCTTCTCCTTGTGTATTACAGACCAGACTGGCTCCTCCCCGTGTATTACGGACCAGACCGGCTCCTCCCCGTGTATTACAGAACAGACCGGCTCCCCCTCgtatattatggaccagacctgtACCTTCCCATGTATTACGGACCAGACCGGCTCTGCCTCGTATATTACGAACCAGACCGTTCATCCACGTGTATTACGGACCAGAGTGGCTCACCCATAGTGTATTACGGACCAGACCGCCTCCCCCTCGTGTATTACGGACCAGACCGGCTCCTCCCTatgtattatggaccagacctgtACCTCCCCGTGTATTATGGACCAGACTGGCTCTGCCTCATATATCACAGACCAGACCGGTCCATCCCCAtttattatggaccagactag
- the LOC132830274 gene encoding uncharacterized protein LOC132830274: MYYGPDRLPFMYYGLVRLPLVYYGPDRLPFMYYGLVRLPLMYYGPDRLPFMYYGLVRLRLVYYGPVRLPLVPDWLLPMYYRPDWLLPMYYRPDRLLPIYHGPDLYLPVYYGPDRLCLIYHGPDHSSMCITDQSGSPIVYYGPDCLPLVYYGLDWLPFIYYGPVRLPFMYYGPDQLPLVYYGPVRLLLVYYGPVRLLLVYYGPVQLPLVYYGPDQFPLMYYGTDRLLLVYYRPDWLLPVYYGPDRLLPVYYRTDRLPLVYYGPDLYLPMYYGPDRLCLVYYEPDRSSTCITDQSGSPIVYYGPDRLPLVYYGPDRLLPMYYGPDLYLPVYYGPDWLCLIYHRPDRSIPIYYGPD; the protein is encoded by the exons atgtattatggaccagaccggCTACCCTTCATGTATTATGGACTAGTCCGGCTCCCCCTCgtgtattatggaccagaccggCTCCCCTTCATGTACTATGGACTAGTCCGGCTCCCCCTCatgtattatggaccagaccggCTTCCCTTCATGTACTATGGACTAGTCCGGCTCCGCCTCGTGTATTATGGACCAGTCCGGCTCCCCCTCGT ACCAGACTGGCTCCTCCCCATGTATTACAGACCAGACTGGCTCCTCCCCATGTATTACAGACCAGACCGGCTCCTCCCCATATATCACGGACCAGACCTGTACCTTCCCgtgtattatggaccagaccggCTCTGCCTCATATATCATGGACCAGACCATTCATCCATGTGTATTACGGACCAGAGTGGCTCACCCATAGTGTATTACGGACCAGACTGCCTCCCCCTCGTGTATTACGGACTAGACTGGCTCCCCTTCATATATTATGGACCAGTCCGGCTCCCCTTCatgtattatggaccagaccagctCCCCCTTGTGTATTATGGACCTGTCCGGCTCCTCCTCGTGTATTATGGACCTGTCCGGCTCCTCCTCGTGTATTATGGACCAGTCCAGCTCCCCCTCgtgtattatggaccagaccagttCCCCCTCATGTATTATGGAACAGACCGGCTTCTCCTTGTGTATTACAGACCAGACTGGCTCCTCCCCGTGTATTACGGACCAGACCGGCTCCTCCCCGTGTATTACAGAACAGACCGGCTCCCCCTCgtatattatggaccagacctgtACCTTCCCATGTATTACGGACCAGACCGGCTCTGCCTCGTATATTACGAACCAGACCGTTCATCCACGTGTATTACGGACCAGAGTGGCTCACCCATAGTGTATTACGGACCAGACCGCCTCCCCCTCGTGTATTACGGACCAGACCGGCTCCTCCCTatgtattatggaccagacctgtACCTCCCCGTGTATTATGGACCAGACTGGCTCTGCCTCATATATCACAGACCAGACCGGTCCATCCCCAtttattatggaccagactag
- the LOC132830273 gene encoding uncharacterized protein LOC132830273, whose protein sequence is MYYGPDWLLPVYYRPVQALPVYYGTDQFPLVYYGPDLYLPVYYGPDRLPLVYYGPDQLLPVYYGPDRLSLVFYGPDWLPVKYYGPDRLPLMYYRPHQLPLMYYEPYQLLPMYYGPVRLLPMYYGTDQFPFVYYRPDWLCLVYYGPRQFPLTYYGQVWLPLVYYGPDQLLLVYYGPDRLLPVYYGPDRRPIVYYRWDRLLLVYYGPDRLPFVYYGPDQVLLMYYRPDWLPLLYYRPDRLCLMFYGPDRLPVVYYGPDRLPLVYYEPYQLLPVYYGPVRLLPVYYRTDQFPLVYYGPELYLPRVLQTRLALPRVLRTRPASPRVVQARPAPPHVLRTRSAPPCVLRTRPVPPRVLHRLPLMYYGPDQLLPMYYRPDQLPLVYYGPVRLPLLYYEPYRLLPMYYGPVRFLPVYY, encoded by the exons ATGTATTACGGACCAGACTGGCTCCTCCCTGTGTATTACAGACCGGTCCAGGCCCTCCCCGTCTATTACGGAACAGACCAGTTCCCCTTGgtgtattatggaccagacctgtACCTCCCTgtgtattatggaccagaccggCTCCCCCTCGTGTATTACGGACCAGATCAGCTCCTCCCCGTGTATTACGGACCAGACCGGCTCTCCCTCGTGTTTTACGGACCAGACTGGCTCCCTGTCAAGTATTACGGACCTGACCGGCTCCCCCTCATGTATTACAGACCACACCAGCTCCCCCTCATGTATTACGAGCCATACCAGCTCCTCCCCATGTATTACGGACCAGTCCGGCTCCTCCCCATGTATTACGGAACAGACCAGTTCCCCTTCGTGTATTATAGACCAGACTGGCTCTGCCTCGTTTATTATGGACCACGCCAGTTCCCCCTCACGTATTATGGACAAGTCTGGCTCCCCCTCgtgtattatggaccagaccagctCCTCCTCGTGTATTACGGACCAGACCGGCTCCTCCCTgtgtattatggaccagaccggCGGCCCATAGTTTATTACAGATGGGACAGGCTCCTCCTTGTGTATTACGGACCAGACCGGCTACCCTTCGTGTATTACGGACCAGACCAGGTCCTCCTCATGTATTACAGACCAGACTGGCTACCCCTTCTGTATTACAGACCAGACCGGCTCTGCCTCATGTTTTACGGACCAGACCGGCTCCCCGTCgtgtattatggaccagaccggCTCCCCCTCGTGTATTACGAGCCATACCAGCTCCTCCCTGTGTATTATGGACCAGTCCGGCTCCTCCCCGTGTATTACAGAACAGACCAGTTCCCCTTGGTGTATTATGGACCAGAGCTGTACCTCCCTCGTGTATTACAGACCAGACTGGCTCTGCCTCGTGTATTACGGACCAGACCGGCTTCCCCTCGTGTAGTACAGGCCAGACCGGCTCCCCCTCATGTATTACGGACCAGATCGGCTCCTCCCTGTGTATTACGGACCAGACCAGTTCCCCCTCGTGTATTAC ACCGGCTCCCCCTCATGTACTATGGACCAGACCAGCTCCTCCCCATGTATTACAGACCAGACCAGCTCCCCCTTGTGTACTATGGACCAGTCCGGCTCCCCCTTCTGTATTACGAGCCATACCGGCTCCTCCCCATGTATTACGGACCAGTTCGGTTCCTCCCCGTGTATTACTGA